A region of the Dermacentor albipictus isolate Rhodes 1998 colony chromosome 4, USDA_Dalb.pri_finalv2, whole genome shotgun sequence genome:
GCAGCAAATTTAACTGGAATTCTCCACAGATAATTACAGTGATGCCTACCTTTTTACACTGCTTTGTCAACATTTTGTGGGTGCTTAGGATTCTGTTCAGTGGGGGTGATTTGAGTTGCAGAAGAATTGATTTGCTCCTCCAGCCACAATTTTCTCTGCTACTAAGTCATCTCTTGGAATGTTGTAAGGTTTACAGAAGGACAATCTAACAATGCAACTTGATTCGACATTTGCTGTCAGTGTCCCGGGAAAAAAGGAAAGTCTATAAAGCACTTACCCAGTTCCTGCTTGAACAATACAGAATACTGAAATTAAGAACAAACTGATGAAAGGCACCTCCCTTCCATGCAGCATAAAGACcaataaaaagttatgtgtgTTACATCTCAAGCAAAACAATTTGATCTGTGCAAGTTATCGGACAACTGATGGCCCTAATGCAATATGGTCCCTATCAAATCACTTTTTCAGACACTACACAAAAGCTGTTCAAAGGCTCAATACACATTTAAGTAAATCAGAGTGCAACATTGAATAGGGGTAGCTAGAATGCTGTTTGGCTTGAATTGCACCATCactagcagcagcagcctagttatGCCGACTGCAGGATGGAGGCCTCTCCCAACAACCTCCAACTTTTCTCACCTTGTATAAGCTGACTACAacctatgcctgcaaatttcctaatctcgcaGCACAAGATAATTCTTTCCTGCCTTCAAATGTGTTTCCCTTTCCCAGGCACACATTCCATTACTCTAACAGACTGCTGGTTATCTATCTGCCCCACACATTATACGACTTGCCCAACACCACTTTCTCTCAACTAGAATACGAGCTGCCTGAACTAATACGCACTGCTGCCTTCCTATCTCTTAGCATTACACCTATAATCTTCTGTACTGTTATAATGTGGTGCTTAGCATCACCTTGTTTCCTTGTTGTACTCAGTTTCAGTCCTATCAATTAACACTAGCCAAATGCACCATTATATACTTTGTATGGTTtgacacattcattcattcaagcaaTGTTACGATTAATAAAAATCCATTGCAGTAGGGAATATTGTCAgtgcatgcatcataacttgtgCCACTATCCAGGTAAAATGTACCTTAAGAAAGCTTCTCTAGAAGTTTCTTGTGGCTTAAATCCTATGAAGGTACAGTCGAGCGCAAAAGTTTAAGGACTAGAATTGCCACTAAATTTCTTGTTTCTTCTCAACTTAGGCATAAAGGCGGAAATCAAGTAGACTGCCCACGTGCACCTACCTGACCAGTGCCATGGTTTTATACAATTATACATTTCTGTTGAGCTAGAATTTGTTTTTTTGCATATTCTGTGGTCTCTAGACTTTTGCACTTGACTCTAGATACAGCTTTCCATCATACATTGTTCAGCAGTGTTGCTGTACATGCACATAACAGCAGAAGCTTTCACCTATGGAATGATAAATTTATTGTACACAGTGTACCACGCTATGTAACAAACGTCACAACAAGGTGTCCAGGtaacagtaaataaataaaggctTGAAATAGAATACACCGTATACAAAGGGCTCAACACTGGGGCCAATAAAGCAAGTATTGAATGGGAAGAAACAGTAAATAAATCTATCAGGCATTCTCTTCAAGCCTGGCATCACAATTGTCCTGAGCAAGCAGGGAATCGACCAGGATGTCAAGCAACTGGTAAACTAGACATTTGTTCAGGTCAAGAATCTGTATGGATTTGGCAAGTGTCCTTGCTGCTTTGCACACATTGTCCACACCAAAAATTAGCTGTGCCCACACAGGCACAATCTTCACCAAACCCCGTGCAACCTGAGCTTCCCTAAATACCTGTGCACTGGGTTCGGAGCCCCACAATTGTTCATGCAACCGATGCAAGTAAAAAGTGCAATTGGCCACCCCGAATAGTGCAGTCAGTTGATCCCTGAGAGACGTCTCAAGTGCTCTACCCATTAAGAGTTCAACAAACAGGACTAGCTGAGCTGACTTGCAAACATGGCCATCTTCAAGAGAGTCCACTACAAAGTCAACTGCCGAAGCAAAGAGAGGAATGTCCAAATGGAGGGACTCTGCAACTTGTTCCATGGGCGTCTGTGGGGCATTACCCCTCCACAACGGCACAATGTCTTCCTCCATAGGTGGGAAGTGGACCTCAGGGGTTGGCAGTTCCTGGAAACTCTTGTACGATGCATTGCTCGGTGATCGGTCCTGAGGCAGCGGCAAAGAGCTTGGGGTGAGTGGTGGTGAGAATTCAGGTGATGACGCCTGGTCAAAGTTGTCAATGAAGTTGAACATACACTGCTGCAACAGCTGAGAATGGTTGTCTTCAGAAAATGAATACTCAAGATCAGCAGGAAGGTAGTCGGACATCAGCACCATGCTGCCTTCTAGAGGTGAGAGTGGGCTTATGGAACTGTGATCGTCTCCAGGGAGAGCTGTCTTGAGCAGCTCCAATGTGCTTTTAACTCCTTGCACAAAGACCCGGTCTAAACGACTTGATGACGCCTGTCGCCGCATTTGAGTGACTGGTTGCTCTTCTATGTCCTCGGCATAGTCAAGAAACTTGTGAAACTCTTTGCTGTTTACAACTGCTTCGCGGCTACAGAGAAGCTTTAAATAGTGCTGCAGAAATATGAGCCGCTCCTGGACATTTTTTTTGTCAGACAAAACACTCCCCAATCCACGACTGGGGCCACGAATTCCTTTCAGGTGCTTTCTCAAGTGTGTGTTGCTTTCAAGGCTTCCTTGTAGTTCCAGAAATTCCCTGAACCTCCTCCATACCTTGCGGACTTCAGTCATGGGTGCGGTTGCGTCTTCGCTGTGCTTGCGAATTTCATACATGATGCAGTAAACTGTGTGTACCCCTTTTCCAGGCACAGACCTCGATTCTGTGCGCGTTATGCGGATGTCCGAGAACACCAAGGACCCCAAGAAAACTTCTGCTTCCACAGCCTTTTCAAAATCCTTGGAACTAAAGATTTTTACCGAGTGATCTTGTGTACCAACATAAACAGCTGGGAGAGTCAGGTACTCGCTACCTTTGGCTGAGTTGAGACTAAATGAGCTGGAATCTCGACAAGGCAACACAGATGTCTCGTCCTGATTGACATTGGAAGACTGGTTAGTGCCTGCACTCTCTGTGGTAGCACACACATCTGTACTCGAAGGCTTCTGCTTTGCCTTGCATGGACAGTCACCATCACCACTCTCTGTGTTGCCCTGTTTGGCATGTTGATCTGGCACATCACAGTTTTTCATGGAAAGTATTTCTGCATCTTCTTCCATTGAAAGTACGAAGAGCAACGCCCAATTGAGCCATTCGGGCATGCACAAACGGTCGACAGCAGGGGCGAGTACGTTGTTAGTAAGGATGTCCACCACAAGAGCATTTGTTGCCGGACTGGCCAGCAAGTGAGGTGGCTCTAGGAGCTTGACCAACACCGAAGTGATCCCTCTCAGATAGTGCTGCTCCGAGGTTTCGCTCTCGAAGGCAACGTGCTTCAAAGGAAATCGCCTCCTGATTGTTTCGCGCCGCAGTGCGTCGCACGACTCGTCGCAGCTGTGCCTCTTGGTGCGCTCCACGGCCAAGAGGCACGTCCTATATTTTCTATAATGAGCTTGCACCACGGGCAACATTTTCTCTAGCAGGCTACACACATCCAGAGAACCCAGCCGTAGGTAAAGTGCCCGCAACACATCTTCGATAATGTACTCGAGCTCTTTCGGAAAATCCAGATTGCTGCTCACGTCGGTGTACCAGGAGTCGATGTAGTGCGTTTTTATGTTGTCAACAAAAGCCTTCACCTCTGCGGTGACGTAGTCCGACGGACAGTGACGCTCTAAGTCGCCATCTTCGCTCTGAGAAGACGAAGTGAGACAGGTGCTGCTGATCCGCAACTCCGTGCCTGAAGGCTCCTTGCCTGTGAGTACACCATAAAGGTGACTCATAAATTTCACAGCGTTGTCTGGCAGGATAAAGGCGTTCTTTGGCAGGCGACatttcgtagcgcttcctctggAAAACTTTCCGATCACACTGTCTAGCTTTCCTTGCAAAACCTTCTTGATGCCGTAGTAAGTTAATATACAACATACTACGCTTCCAAGAAAGGGATTCCACTTATGACACAGCATCAGACCGAGCACAAGCACAACTAAGCTGAGCAGTGTTGAAAGCATCACAGGCAAAACAGTGAGACTTTCCGACCATAATTCCGAGGAGAGTTAAGCTTAGCGTGTTAAAGCAAGGATGAAACGAAGCTGACAGAGCAAAAGCAAGGGAGGCTAGCGACGTACGCCATCTTGCGTAACCCGATAACTCGCGATGCTCATTGGCTGCTAGAAATGTACGGAAATCAAACCGGCGTCCGACACTATCGGCTTACCATTTTGCACGCAGTATCTCACTGGATGCCGTAGACCACGTTCGCGATAGCAAGCTCTCCGGTGGAGCAACCACTTTTTGTCAGTTCCAGAATAAAGGACAACAATTCAATAAACCGTCAATAAACAAACTTCGTAAAGAGCTTCAAAAACCATAACACATGCTCCTAAAGTTTTGTAACGTTAATTTGGCCTTTGCATATTGCGCACATCCGGTATATCAGCGTATTTATGAGAAACGTTTATAGTGAACATTCTCAATAACACGTTGTGATtaatgctgcaattttttttaattttattaagGTTATTAATGTACGTGCTATATATATACTGGCCTCGAGCGTGAACTAGCTGTTGTGTGTGTGACCGATGGTGATGCTGCGATCTTCACTTGTGTGACGTCTGCTAGACGGCGATCTTCTTCTGTGGCTGCACTATGCAAGATCGATCTTGCACTATTTTTCGCATAGAGTTTCGTAttagtatttatttagaaactctatgattTTTCATTAGCTACACTTATCTTTATTTTATGGTCGTGTTAACTCTGCCAGATGCTATGACCTGTAGTATGATTGTTGAGAAAGCTGCATGAGTATGTGTATGCAACAAGTCGTTGTAATTTAGTCCTCAGAGCGTGGGTGGGTACATGGAGTGACCACTTTCCCGCatggagggagggaaaacttttttTTGCCTTCCTCCATGCTACCCCGCCACTGTACTGGTAACATCGATAACCGATCGCTGTCATCGTGCTAATGCCGAAAACATAATTGTAATGCCCTGGAGGGCACATGCTTTGCTACCGTTTCGCTGGTTCCGCGGCTCCCGCTACCGATATTTGCACAGATTTTTGCAGAAGGATATTTTaaaaagaagttgcagtttcgcccgaaaactGCGTCCTGAAAGTTaac
Encoded here:
- the LOC135899969 gene encoding sorting nexin-19-like → MLSTLLSLVVLVLGLMLCHKWNPFLGSVVCCILTYYGIKKVLQGKLDSVIGKFSRGSATKCRLPKNAFILPDNAVKFMSHLYGVLTGKEPSGTELRISSTCLTSSSQSEDGDLERHCPSDYVTAEVKAFVDNIKTHYIDSWYTDVSSNLDFPKELEYIIEDVLRALYLRLGSLDVCSLLEKMLPVVQAHYRKYRTCLLAVERTKRHSCDESCDALRRETIRRRFPLKHVAFESETSEQHYLRGITSVLVKLLEPPHLLASPATNALVVDILTNNVLAPAVDRLCMPEWLNWALLFVLSMEEDAEILSMKNCDVPDQHAKQGNTESGDGDCPCKAKQKPSSTDVCATTESAGTNQSSNVNQDETSVLPCRDSSSFSLNSAKGSEYLTLPAVYVGTQDHSVKIFSSKDFEKAVEAEVFLGSLVFSDIRITRTESRSVPGKGVHTVYCIMYEIRKHSEDATAPMTEVRKVWRRFREFLELQGSLESNTHLRKHLKGIRGPSRGLGSVLSDKKNVQERLIFLQHYLKLLCSREAVVNSKEFHKFLDYAEDIEEQPVTQMRRQASSSRLDRVFVQGVKSTLELLKTALPGDDHSSISPLSPLEGSMVLMSDYLPADLEYSFSEDNHSQLLQQCMFNFIDNFDQASSPEFSPPLTPSSLPLPQDRSPSNASYKSFQELPTPEVHFPPMEEDIVPLWRGNAPQTPMEQVAESLHLDIPLFASAVDFVVDSLEDGHVCKSAQLVLFVELLMGRALETSLRDQLTALFGVANCTFYLHRLHEQLWGSEPSAQVFREAQVARGLVKIVPVWAQLIFGVDNVCKAARTLAKSIQILDLNKCLVYQLLDILVDSLLAQDNCDARLEENA